The following are encoded in a window of Lichenicola cladoniae genomic DNA:
- a CDS encoding 2-dehydro-3-deoxy-6-phosphogalactonate aldolase, whose translation MLKQYLSQSPYVAILRGITPDEIIPVSAALVKAGFRIIEVPLNSPEPLESIKRLSVEFGSTCLIGAGTVTSVEAVHAVHAAGARVVVMPHGDTAVIRAAKALDMVCTPGIITPTEGFAALAAGADALKLFPADLITPDVLRALRSVFPKDTMFLPVGGITPDNVAPYIAAGAVGFGLGSGLYKPGRSGEEVGVLARAYAAAWDRAVAGAAA comes from the coding sequence ATGCTGAAACAGTATCTTTCGCAATCTCCCTATGTCGCGATCCTGCGCGGCATCACCCCGGACGAGATCATCCCGGTGTCGGCCGCCCTGGTTAAGGCCGGGTTCCGTATCATCGAGGTGCCGCTCAACTCGCCGGAGCCGCTCGAAAGCATCAAGCGCCTTTCGGTGGAGTTCGGAAGCACTTGCCTGATCGGCGCGGGTACCGTGACATCAGTGGAAGCCGTGCACGCGGTACATGCGGCCGGTGCCCGCGTCGTGGTGATGCCGCATGGCGACACCGCGGTGATCCGGGCCGCCAAGGCGCTCGACATGGTCTGCACGCCCGGGATCATCACACCGACCGAGGGCTTCGCGGCGCTCGCTGCCGGCGCGGATGCGCTCAAGCTGTTCCCGGCCGACCTGATCACGCCGGACGTGCTGCGCGCGCTTCGCTCGGTATTCCCCAAGGACACGATGTTCCTGCCGGTCGGCGGCATCACGCCGGACAACGTGGCGCCGTATATCGCCGCCGGCGCGGTCGGGTTCGGACTAGGCTCCGGCCTCTACAAGCCGGGCCGCAGTGGGGAGGAGGTCGGGGTGCTTGCCCGCGCCTACGCCGCCGCGTGGGATCGCGCCGTCGCGGGTGCTGCCGCATGA
- a CDS encoding arabinose ABC transporter substrate-binding protein, translated as MFTTRRRLVQMSSLGAVAAMTGLGSSRAAAAPLKIGFIVKMPEQAWFINEQHAATAEGAKMDFIVVNMAGTDGTAVMSAIDNLSAQGAKGFVICPPDVRLGPAIFARATSAGMKVVSVDDQFVSGGKPMTQVPHLGMSGYKIGQQVGSSIADEMKKRGWKPEEVAACRITSNELPTARERVAGATDTLVQNGFLKANIFDAPQRTTDTEGANTASSPVFARHGTFKKWVIYALNEESVLGGVRASEQFHFGADDVIGVGINGTGAAFAELGKAQPTGFFGTIAVSSALHGRQSAINLVDWIRDGKEPPLDTQTTGTLMTRANWQQVKAQLGV; from the coding sequence ATGTTCACGACCAGACGCCGGTTGGTTCAGATGTCGTCGCTCGGTGCCGTTGCCGCGATGACCGGCCTCGGCAGCAGCCGCGCTGCCGCCGCACCACTCAAGATCGGCTTCATCGTCAAGATGCCCGAGCAGGCCTGGTTCATCAACGAGCAGCACGCCGCCACCGCGGAAGGCGCCAAGATGGACTTCATCGTGGTCAACATGGCCGGCACCGACGGTACCGCCGTGATGAGCGCCATCGACAACCTGTCGGCGCAGGGCGCCAAGGGCTTCGTGATCTGCCCGCCCGACGTGCGGCTCGGCCCGGCCATCTTCGCCCGCGCCACCAGCGCCGGCATGAAGGTCGTTTCGGTCGACGACCAGTTCGTCTCCGGCGGCAAGCCGATGACCCAGGTGCCGCATCTCGGCATGTCCGGCTACAAGATCGGCCAGCAGGTCGGCAGCTCGATCGCCGACGAGATGAAGAAGCGCGGCTGGAAGCCCGAGGAAGTGGCAGCCTGCCGCATCACCAGCAACGAATTGCCGACCGCGCGCGAGCGGGTTGCCGGTGCGACCGACACGCTGGTGCAGAACGGCTTCCTGAAGGCCAACATCTTCGACGCGCCGCAGCGCACCACCGACACCGAAGGTGCCAACACGGCATCGAGCCCGGTGTTCGCCCGCCACGGCACCTTCAAGAAGTGGGTCATCTACGCGCTGAACGAAGAGTCCGTGCTCGGCGGCGTCCGGGCCAGCGAGCAGTTCCATTTCGGTGCCGACGACGTGATCGGTGTCGGCATCAACGGCACCGGAGCGGCGTTCGCCGAGTTGGGCAAGGCGCAGCCGACCGGCTTCTTCGGCACCATCGCGGTAAGCTCCGCGCTGCATGGCCGCCAGAGCGCCATCAACCTCGTCGACTGGATCCGTGACGGCAAGGAGCCGCCGCTCGACACCCAGACCACCGGCACGCTGATGACCCGTGCGAACTGGCAGCAGGTCAAGGCGCAGCTCGGCGTATGA
- a CDS encoding FadR/GntR family transcriptional regulator: MDRPETTYSGTGRPARYVEKRSPSAPRLHDNIARDIGIRITGEQLLPGDLLSGEIDAAEQLAVSRTAYREAVRILAAKGMVESRTKTGTRVSPRNRWHILDPEVLGWFLETKPSESFVRDLFEVRQMVEPHAASLAALNHTQRDIDEMGDALGTMARLQLTTEEGRAADRAFHHVILVATGNELIAALSSSVVTAIWWTTLFKQRAQRYPRDPLPEHRAVFEAIRLREPEKARAAMTELVRYAFDDMQASLSGRSARLSRPAER, translated from the coding sequence ATGGATCGGCCTGAGACGACTTATTCCGGTACCGGCAGACCGGCGCGATACGTAGAAAAGCGGTCCCCGTCGGCGCCGCGCCTGCACGACAACATTGCCCGTGACATCGGCATTCGCATCACCGGCGAGCAGCTGCTGCCCGGCGATCTGCTGTCCGGCGAGATCGATGCCGCCGAGCAGCTTGCCGTGTCACGAACCGCCTATCGCGAGGCGGTACGGATCCTGGCGGCCAAGGGCATGGTCGAGAGCCGCACCAAGACCGGCACCCGGGTCAGCCCGCGCAACCGATGGCACATCCTCGATCCCGAGGTGCTGGGCTGGTTTCTCGAGACCAAGCCGAGCGAGAGTTTCGTGCGTGACCTGTTCGAGGTGCGGCAGATGGTGGAGCCGCATGCAGCCTCGCTGGCAGCACTCAATCATACCCAGCGCGACATCGACGAGATGGGCGACGCACTCGGAACCATGGCGCGGCTCCAGCTCACCACCGAGGAAGGGCGGGCAGCCGATCGCGCCTTCCACCACGTGATCCTGGTCGCCACCGGCAACGAACTGATCGCCGCCCTGTCGAGCAGCGTGGTCACCGCCATCTGGTGGACCACCCTGTTCAAGCAGCGTGCCCAGCGCTACCCCCGGGATCCGCTGCCGGAACATCGCGCCGTGTTCGAGGCGATCCGCCTGCGGGAGCCGGAGAAGGCGCGTGCAGCCATGACCGAGCTGGTGCGCTATGCATTCGACGATATGCAGGCATCACTCTCCGGCCGCAGTGCGCGTCTGTCCCGGCCGGCCGAACGCTGA
- a CDS encoding IlvD/Edd family dehydratase: MSNHQDSKPGTTLPGTNQPAKARLRSRAWFDNPHSPDMTALYIERYMNFGLSISELQSDRPIIGIAQTGSDLSPCNRHHLVLAERLREGIREAGGIAIEFPVHPIQETGKRPTAGLDRNLAYLGLTEVLYGYPIDGVVLTIGCDKTTPACLMAAATVNIPSIAFSVGPMLNGWFRGQRTGSGTIVWRAREMLATGEIDEAGFIKLVASSAPSTGYCNTMGTATTMNSLAEALGMQLPGAAAIPAPYRDRQECAFHTGRRIVEMVREDLKPSQIMTRAAFENAIRVNTAIGGSTNAPIHLAALARHLGIDLPIETWQRLGMDIPLLVNLQPAGEYLGEDFYRAGGVPAVISQLMTQGLIAEDAMTVNGRTIGDNCRTVRIEDEEVIRPFDRPLRTRAGFLVLTGNMFRSAIMKTSVISPEFRERYLSNPADLDAFEGRAIVFDGPEDYHARIDDPALDVGDHDVLVMRGAGPIGYPGAAEVVNMRPPVYLIEKGVHALACIGDGRQSGTSGSPSILNASPEAAAGGALALVRTGDRIRVDLGKGRVDMLLTDEEISARRAALDAAGGYSYPASQTPWQELQRSVVGQLDTGAVLEPAVAYQRIAQTMGIPRDNH, from the coding sequence ATGTCGAACCATCAGGACAGCAAGCCGGGCACGACATTGCCCGGGACCAACCAGCCGGCCAAGGCGCGGCTTCGCTCGCGGGCCTGGTTCGACAACCCGCATAGCCCGGACATGACCGCGCTCTATATCGAGCGCTACATGAATTTCGGCCTGTCGATCTCCGAGCTGCAGTCCGACCGCCCGATCATCGGCATCGCCCAGACCGGCTCCGACCTGTCGCCGTGCAACCGTCATCATCTCGTGCTGGCCGAACGCCTTCGCGAGGGCATCCGGGAAGCGGGCGGCATCGCCATCGAGTTCCCGGTGCACCCGATCCAGGAGACCGGCAAGCGCCCGACCGCCGGGCTCGACCGGAACCTCGCCTATCTCGGCCTCACCGAAGTGCTCTACGGCTACCCGATCGATGGCGTCGTGCTCACCATCGGTTGCGACAAGACCACGCCGGCCTGCCTGATGGCCGCGGCGACGGTGAACATCCCGTCGATCGCCTTCTCGGTCGGCCCGATGCTCAATGGCTGGTTCCGCGGGCAGCGCACAGGCTCCGGCACGATCGTGTGGCGGGCCCGCGAGATGCTGGCAACCGGCGAGATCGACGAGGCCGGCTTCATCAAGCTGGTCGCGAGCTCGGCGCCGTCGACCGGCTACTGCAACACCATGGGCACGGCCACGACGATGAATTCGCTCGCCGAGGCGCTCGGCATGCAGCTGCCGGGTGCCGCGGCGATCCCGGCGCCGTATCGCGACCGCCAGGAATGCGCGTTCCATACCGGCCGGCGCATCGTCGAGATGGTGCGCGAGGACCTGAAGCCCTCGCAGATCATGACCAGGGCCGCGTTCGAGAATGCGATCCGGGTGAACACGGCGATCGGCGGCTCGACCAACGCGCCGATCCACCTGGCGGCGCTGGCCCGCCATCTCGGCATCGACCTGCCGATCGAGACCTGGCAGCGCCTCGGCATGGATATCCCGCTGCTGGTGAACCTGCAGCCGGCCGGCGAATATCTCGGCGAGGATTTCTATCGTGCCGGCGGCGTGCCGGCGGTGATTTCGCAGCTGATGACCCAGGGGCTGATCGCCGAGGACGCGATGACCGTCAACGGCCGCACGATCGGCGACAACTGCCGGACCGTGCGGATCGAGGACGAAGAGGTCATCCGCCCGTTCGATCGCCCGCTCCGGACCCGCGCCGGCTTCCTGGTGCTGACCGGGAACATGTTCCGGTCGGCGATCATGAAGACCAGCGTCATCTCGCCGGAATTCCGCGAGCGCTACCTCAGCAATCCCGCCGACCTGGATGCGTTCGAGGGGCGGGCGATCGTGTTCGACGGTCCCGAGGATTATCACGCGCGGATCGACGACCCGGCGCTCGATGTCGGCGACCACGACGTGCTGGTGATGCGCGGCGCCGGCCCGATCGGCTATCCGGGCGCGGCCGAGGTCGTGAACATGCGGCCCCCGGTCTACCTGATCGAGAAGGGCGTGCATGCGCTGGCCTGTATCGGCGATGGCCGCCAGTCCGGTACCTCCGGTTCGCCGTCGATCCTGAATGCGTCGCCGGAAGCCGCGGCCGGCGGGGCGCTCGCGCTCGTACGCACCGGCGACCGGATCCGGGTCGATCTCGGCAAGGGACGCGTGGACATGCTGCTGACCGACGAGGAAATCTCGGCACGTCGTGCCGCCCTGGATGCGGCCGGTGGCTACAGCTATCCCGCCAGCCAGACCCCCTGGCAGGAGCTGCAGCGCAGCGTGGTCGGACAGCTCGATACCGGTGCGGTGCTCGAGCCGGCGGTGGCCTACCAGCGCATTGCCCAGACCATGGGGATCCCGCGCGACAACCACTGA
- a CDS encoding aldose epimerase family protein translates to MTTTGAAPQVESFGRLADGTAVEAVSLHNRHGVSVRLISLGATVQSLRVPGRDGTVADIVLGCSDVSGYIDDPQFFGATIGRFGNRIGKGRFTLDGVEHQVPASDGPNALHGGANGYDKRVWEIARLSAPGEPAGVVFRRISPDGEEGFPGTLTVQASYRLDDDGLTLEYEATTDRPTVLNLTNHSYFNLAGVESGRSALDHVLWIDADAITPVDRTMIPTGEVLPVAGTPFDFRTPTVIGSRIRDATDQQLAAGPGYDHNYVLRAGVTAQPEVAVRVEDPASGRVLEIATTEPGVQFYSGNFLDGTTLGKGMQLYRQGDGLCFETQHFPDSPNHPHFPSTRLDPGQTFRSTTVWRFTTSGI, encoded by the coding sequence ATGACGACGACAGGTGCCGCACCGCAGGTCGAGAGTTTCGGCCGGCTTGCCGATGGCACTGCGGTCGAGGCGGTCAGCCTCCATAATCGCCATGGCGTCTCGGTGCGGCTGATCAGCCTCGGCGCCACGGTGCAGTCGCTGCGGGTGCCCGGGCGCGACGGCACGGTCGCCGACATCGTGCTCGGTTGTTCCGACGTCTCCGGATATATCGACGATCCGCAATTCTTCGGCGCGACCATCGGTCGTTTCGGCAACCGGATCGGCAAGGGCCGGTTCACCCTCGACGGCGTCGAGCATCAGGTGCCGGCCAGCGACGGGCCCAACGCCCTGCATGGCGGTGCAAACGGCTACGACAAGCGTGTCTGGGAGATCGCCCGGTTATCCGCGCCCGGCGAGCCGGCCGGCGTCGTGTTCCGGCGGATCAGCCCGGACGGCGAGGAAGGGTTTCCCGGCACGCTCACCGTCCAGGCCAGCTACCGGCTCGACGATGACGGGCTCACGCTCGAGTACGAGGCGACCACCGACCGGCCGACGGTGCTGAACCTGACCAACCACAGCTACTTCAACCTGGCGGGCGTCGAGAGCGGTCGTTCGGCGCTGGACCATGTGCTGTGGATCGATGCCGATGCCATCACCCCGGTCGACCGGACGATGATCCCCACCGGCGAGGTCCTGCCGGTCGCGGGCACGCCGTTCGATTTCCGGACACCGACCGTGATCGGGTCCAGGATCCGCGACGCAACCGACCAGCAGCTCGCAGCCGGACCCGGCTACGACCACAACTACGTCCTGCGGGCCGGCGTGACCGCGCAGCCGGAAGTCGCCGTGCGGGTCGAGGATCCGGCATCCGGGCGGGTGCTCGAGATCGCGACCACCGAACCGGGGGTGCAGTTCTATTCGGGTAACTTCCTGGATGGGACCACGCTGGGCAAGGGCATGCAGCTCTACCGCCAGGGCGACGGCCTCTGCTTCGAGACCCAGCATTTCCCGGACTCGCCGAACCATCCGCATTTCCCGAGCACGCGTCTCGATCCCGGCCAGACCTTCCGTTCCACAACGGTCTGGCGCTTCACGACCAGCGGAATTTGA
- the araG gene encoding L-arabinose ABC transporter ATP-binding protein AraG yields MSEALAVDPGPRDDLRGPEPFLTLAGIEVEFPGVKALRGVDLFVERGSVHGLMGENGAGKSTLLKVLSGVNLPKAGTITVAGKQLTFRGASDALEAGIAIIYQELHLVPGLSAAENLMLGHLPRRGGLVDRKALRIRAEAVLRDLGEDIDPSTPVGRLSIGQRQMVEIGKALLRNAQIIAFDEPTSSLSSREVENLKRIVRRLRDEGRAIVYVTHRMAEVFELCDAVTVFRDGACVARHPDIADVTPDQLVTEMVGRAIEDVYGYRPRKTGDVLVEVENIAGPGIREPISFSLRKGEILGFFGLVGAGRTELMRLICGTERATGGKITLQGKVLKMGSPRRAISAGIAMCPEDRKREGIFPIASVDDNINISVRRRYAKFGIVNFAREKLNAAKAIRDLDIRTRNGSTPIRNLSGGNQQKAILGRWLSEDIELFVLDEPTRGIDVGARAQIYEILYGLAEKGVGVIVVSSDLSEVSSISDRVIVMADGCVTANFSRDEITPERLLSQALPR; encoded by the coding sequence ATGAGTGAAGCGCTCGCCGTCGATCCGGGACCACGCGACGATCTGCGCGGTCCCGAGCCGTTCCTGACCCTCGCCGGCATCGAGGTCGAGTTTCCCGGAGTGAAGGCGCTCCGGGGCGTCGACCTGTTTGTCGAGCGCGGTTCGGTTCATGGATTGATGGGCGAGAATGGTGCCGGAAAGTCCACGCTGCTCAAGGTGTTGAGCGGCGTGAACCTGCCGAAGGCCGGAACGATCACCGTCGCCGGCAAGCAGCTTACCTTCCGCGGTGCATCCGACGCCCTCGAGGCCGGGATCGCGATCATCTACCAGGAACTGCATCTGGTACCCGGCCTGAGTGCCGCCGAGAACCTGATGCTGGGCCACCTGCCGCGCCGGGGCGGGCTGGTCGACCGGAAAGCGTTGCGCATCCGTGCCGAGGCAGTGCTGCGTGATCTCGGCGAGGATATCGATCCGTCGACGCCGGTCGGGCGACTGTCGATCGGGCAGCGGCAGATGGTCGAGATCGGCAAGGCGCTGCTGCGGAACGCGCAGATCATCGCGTTCGACGAGCCGACCAGCAGCCTGTCGTCGCGCGAGGTCGAGAACCTCAAGCGGATCGTGCGCCGGTTGCGCGACGAGGGCAGGGCGATCGTCTACGTGACCCATCGCATGGCCGAAGTGTTCGAGTTGTGCGACGCCGTCACGGTGTTTCGCGACGGCGCCTGCGTCGCGCGCCATCCGGACATCGCCGACGTGACGCCCGATCAGCTGGTGACCGAGATGGTCGGCCGCGCGATCGAGGACGTCTATGGCTACCGGCCACGGAAAACTGGTGACGTGCTGGTCGAGGTCGAGAACATCGCCGGTCCGGGCATCCGCGAACCGATCTCGTTCTCGCTCCGGAAGGGCGAGATCCTCGGGTTTTTCGGACTGGTCGGCGCCGGCCGTACCGAGCTGATGCGGTTGATCTGCGGCACCGAGCGCGCCACCGGTGGCAAGATCACGCTGCAGGGCAAGGTGCTCAAGATGGGCTCGCCACGGCGGGCGATCAGCGCCGGCATCGCGATGTGCCCCGAGGATCGCAAGCGCGAGGGCATCTTTCCGATCGCCTCGGTGGACGACAACATCAATATCAGCGTGCGGCGGCGCTATGCGAAATTCGGTATCGTGAATTTCGCGCGCGAGAAGCTGAACGCCGCCAAGGCGATCCGCGACCTCGATATCCGCACGCGAAACGGCTCAACCCCGATCCGCAACCTGTCCGGCGGAAACCAGCAGAAGGCCATTCTCGGTCGCTGGCTGTCGGAGGATATCGAGTTGTTCGTGCTCGACGAGCCGACCCGCGGGATCGATGTCGGTGCACGCGCCCAGATCTACGAGATCCTGTATGGGCTCGCGGAAAAGGGTGTTGGCGTGATCGTGGTGTCCAGCGACCTGTCCGAGGTCAGCTCGATCTCCGACCGTGTCATCGTCATGGCCGACGGGTGCGTGACCGCGAACTTCTCCCGCGACGAGATCACCCCGGAGCGTCTGCTCAGCCAGGCTTTGCCACGCTAG
- a CDS encoding Gfo/Idh/MocA family protein, translated as MKTGEPIRIGIVGAGQIAKVQHIPAIAASAGFRLTAIANPVPVDVPDGVTLFPSIDAMIEAGIVDAVSICTPPQIRYGLARTAIAAGLHVLLEKPPAQTVSEVEDLATRAAASGRTLFAAWHSMFSAAVEPARRILAERGVSAMHIVWKEDFEKFHPGVYWFWQPGGMGTFDSGVNALSILVGSMPEPVFVRGATFHVRDGAHTPISATLQLATPSHADGFSAVLDWNHAGEETWSITWTLGDGGTLELEQGGRILRLDGRMLLDAGDNEYPALYRHFETLIDEGRSDAETRPLQLAADAFSLARIERV; from the coding sequence ATGAAGACCGGCGAGCCCATCCGGATCGGGATCGTCGGCGCCGGGCAGATCGCCAAGGTGCAGCACATCCCGGCGATCGCCGCATCGGCCGGGTTCAGGCTGACCGCGATCGCCAATCCGGTGCCGGTCGACGTGCCGGACGGCGTCACGCTGTTCCCGTCGATCGACGCGATGATCGAGGCGGGCATCGTCGATGCCGTCTCGATCTGCACGCCGCCGCAGATCCGCTATGGCCTGGCGCGCACCGCGATCGCCGCCGGGCTGCATGTCCTGCTGGAGAAGCCGCCGGCGCAGACCGTGTCGGAAGTCGAGGACCTCGCCACCCGCGCCGCCGCGTCCGGACGAACGCTGTTCGCGGCGTGGCACTCGATGTTCAGCGCGGCGGTGGAGCCGGCACGACGCATCCTGGCCGAGCGCGGCGTGTCGGCGATGCATATCGTGTGGAAAGAGGATTTCGAGAAATTCCATCCCGGCGTCTACTGGTTCTGGCAGCCGGGCGGCATGGGCACGTTCGATTCAGGGGTGAATGCCCTGTCGATCCTGGTCGGCAGCATGCCCGAACCGGTGTTCGTGCGCGGTGCGACATTCCATGTCCGCGACGGTGCCCACACCCCGATCTCCGCCACCCTGCAGCTCGCGACGCCCTCGCATGCCGATGGCTTCTCGGCCGTGCTGGACTGGAACCATGCCGGCGAAGAAACCTGGTCGATCACCTGGACCCTCGGCGACGGTGGTACGCTCGAACTAGAACAGGGCGGTCGCATCCTGCGGCTCGACGGCAGGATGCTGCTGGATGCCGGGGATAACGAGTATCCAGCACTGTATCGGCATTTCGAGACATTGATCGACGAAGGCCGGAGCGACGCCGAGACACGGCCGCTGCAACTGGCCGCCGACGCGTTCAGCCTGGCGCGGATCGAGCGGGTGTGA
- a CDS encoding 2-dehydro-3-deoxygalactonokinase, which translates to MSDKTNMAVDSPGPGRTALLALDWGTSSLRAWRVSTAGRVLEERHRPWGILRLPEGGFPAAYASITEGWQGQPDAPVAAIACGMVGSRQGWHEVPYLSLPLDLNQLAGSLTQVGGTGLRLVPGLIDETRDGRPDVMRGEETEAVGALERLDDTAGEILLVMPGTHCKWVRVSNGVIAGFTTYMTGELFAMLTEHSILGRSIPTTAPTLPADDPARRRAFDDGVRAAASDGLAGRLFSVRALVLTGRLDAALITDYLSGLLIGEELTRALAAAHAGSAEPGRIVLVGDPAITTRYARAFATLGRTIPLELGAASVRGLYRIAVLAGLVSATAGDSAC; encoded by the coding sequence TTGTCAGACAAGACGAACATGGCTGTCGATAGTCCGGGACCGGGTCGCACCGCCCTGCTGGCGCTGGACTGGGGCACGAGTTCGCTGCGGGCCTGGCGGGTTTCGACTGCCGGGCGCGTGCTCGAGGAACGCCACCGCCCCTGGGGTATCCTGCGCCTGCCGGAGGGTGGGTTCCCGGCGGCGTATGCCTCCATCACCGAGGGCTGGCAGGGGCAGCCGGATGCACCGGTGGCCGCCATTGCGTGCGGCATGGTCGGCAGCCGACAGGGCTGGCACGAGGTTCCGTATCTCAGCCTGCCGCTGGACCTGAACCAGCTGGCGGGATCGCTGACCCAGGTCGGCGGGACCGGGCTGCGACTGGTTCCCGGGCTGATCGACGAGACCCGGGACGGACGCCCGGACGTGATGCGCGGCGAGGAGACCGAGGCGGTCGGTGCGCTCGAACGGCTGGACGACACGGCCGGCGAGATCCTGCTGGTGATGCCCGGCACCCACTGCAAGTGGGTCAGGGTCTCCAACGGGGTGATCGCCGGCTTCACCACCTACATGACCGGCGAGTTGTTCGCGATGCTCACCGAGCATTCGATCCTCGGCCGGTCGATCCCGACCACCGCGCCGACGCTGCCGGCGGACGATCCGGCCCGGCGCCGCGCCTTCGATGATGGCGTGCGTGCGGCCGCGTCCGACGGGCTGGCGGGCCGGCTGTTCTCGGTGCGCGCCCTGGTGCTGACCGGCAGGCTCGATGCCGCCCTCATCACGGACTACCTGTCCGGGCTGCTGATCGGCGAGGAACTGACCCGGGCACTGGCCGCCGCACATGCCGGCAGCGCCGAGCCCGGCCGCATCGTGCTGGTCGGCGACCCTGCGATCACCACGCGCTATGCACGGGCATTCGCGACGTTGGGACGAACCATACCGTTGGAACTCGGCGCCGCCTCGGTGCGCGGCCTGTATCGTATCGCCGTGCTGGCCGGACTGGTGTCGGCGACGGCTGGAGACTCCGCATGCTGA
- a CDS encoding substrate-binding domain-containing protein: MSRFRSIVGRAMLATALLLGCQTASSAQTTPRQPLRIYAAGSLASSFSDLLTAFGTPPATAVQATYGPAGALRERLEHGETAELFASADMAQPRRLAQGGHKGSVVMFARNRMCAIGRSSLGLTPANLLSRLLDPAVKLATSTPGADPSGDYAWAIFKRADGVHPGATAMLEDKAQQLLGHPGARALVPGHSAAEGVFLSGRADVLIGYCSGASVLRNAVPDLVAVQFPQPLDVSAPYGLIVLSGNPIAMRFALFILSDAGQTILAQHGLIPVTLSGTHSP, encoded by the coding sequence GTGAGCCGTTTCAGATCGATCGTCGGGCGAGCCATGCTCGCGACGGCACTTCTGTTGGGCTGCCAAACCGCAAGCTCGGCACAAACCACCCCTCGGCAACCGCTGCGCATTTATGCTGCCGGCAGCCTGGCAAGCTCCTTTTCCGACCTCCTGACGGCGTTCGGCACGCCGCCTGCGACAGCGGTCCAGGCGACCTATGGACCGGCCGGAGCGCTTCGTGAACGGCTTGAGCATGGCGAGACCGCGGAACTGTTCGCGTCCGCGGACATGGCGCAACCGCGTCGGCTGGCACAGGGCGGCCACAAAGGGTCGGTGGTCATGTTTGCTCGCAACCGCATGTGCGCCATCGGCCGAAGCTCCCTCGGACTGACTCCGGCGAACCTGCTGTCCCGGTTGCTCGATCCGGCGGTGAAGCTTGCGACGTCGACGCCCGGCGCGGATCCAAGCGGCGACTACGCCTGGGCGATCTTCAAGCGAGCGGACGGAGTGCATCCGGGGGCCACAGCCATGCTGGAAGACAAGGCGCAGCAGTTGCTCGGCCATCCTGGCGCACGGGCTTTGGTTCCCGGGCACAGCGCGGCGGAGGGCGTGTTCCTGTCCGGCCGAGCCGATGTGCTGATCGGCTACTGCAGCGGCGCAAGCGTCTTGCGGAATGCGGTGCCTGATCTGGTGGCAGTGCAGTTTCCTCAGCCTCTGGACGTCAGCGCGCCGTATGGGTTGATTGTCCTGTCGGGCAACCCTATCGCCATGCGGTTCGCGCTCTTCATCCTCTCGGACGCAGGCCAGACCATCCTGGCTCAACACGGACTTATCCCGGTGACACTTTCCGGAACCCATAGTCCGTGA
- the araH gene encoding L-arabinose ABC transporter permease AraH, which yields MQPVTLSQTPSIERGRLNNALRRAVQQSGIVFVFILLVIGLAALVPDFLSRGNITGLLLSVTLTGTIASSMMLVLALGEVDLSIASIVAFAGVVGSVAANYLGAPLGILCGILAGGMIGLFNGVVVASFGINSLIATLATMEAVRGLAYIASGGDAVPIMAPAFFGLSSANFLGLTTPVWIMFVSFVVLGFVLNRTVFGRDVLAIGGNVEAARLAGIPVTRLRIGVFALQGLLAGLAGVLLTSRMGLGDPKTSIGLELAVISACVLGGVSLSGGIATISGVVVGVLIMGCVQDAMGLLNVPAFYQYLVRGGILLLAVMFDRWKTGRKASTLR from the coding sequence ATGCAGCCCGTGACCCTCTCCCAGACGCCTTCCATCGAGCGAGGCCGGCTCAACAACGCACTCAGGCGCGCGGTCCAGCAATCGGGCATCGTGTTCGTGTTCATCCTGCTGGTGATCGGGCTGGCCGCCCTGGTTCCCGACTTCCTGTCACGCGGCAACATCACCGGCCTGCTGCTGTCGGTCACACTCACCGGCACCATCGCATCGAGCATGATGCTGGTCCTGGCGCTGGGCGAGGTCGATTTGTCGATCGCATCGATCGTGGCCTTCGCGGGCGTCGTCGGCTCGGTCGCGGCAAACTATCTCGGCGCGCCGCTCGGGATCCTCTGCGGCATTCTTGCCGGCGGGATGATCGGGCTGTTCAACGGCGTCGTGGTTGCGTCGTTCGGCATCAACTCGCTGATCGCGACCCTGGCCACGATGGAAGCGGTGCGCGGCCTTGCCTACATCGCGTCCGGCGGCGACGCGGTCCCGATCATGGCGCCGGCTTTCTTCGGCCTGTCCTCTGCGAACTTCCTGGGACTGACCACGCCGGTCTGGATCATGTTCGTGAGCTTCGTGGTGCTGGGCTTCGTGCTCAACCGCACCGTGTTCGGCCGCGACGTGCTGGCGATCGGCGGCAACGTCGAGGCGGCACGGCTGGCCGGTATCCCGGTCACCCGGTTGCGGATCGGCGTGTTTGCCCTGCAGGGACTTCTGGCCGGACTGGCCGGCGTGCTGCTGACCTCGCGCATGGGTCTCGGCGATCCCAAGACGTCGATCGGGCTTGAGCTCGCGGTGATTTCCGCCTGCGTGCTCGGCGGCGTTTCCCTGTCGGGCGGTATCGCCACGATCTCCGGCGTCGTGGTGGGCGTGCTCATCATGGGCTGCGTGCAGGATGCCATGGGCCTGCTGAACGTGCCGGCCTTCTACCAGTATCTGGTCCGCGGCGGCATCCTGCTGCTCGCCGTGATGTTCGACCGTTGGAAGACGGGCCGTAAGGCGTCCACCCTGCGGTAA